The Salinibacterium sp. M195 genome includes a window with the following:
- the aroA gene encoding 3-phosphoshikimate 1-carboxyvinyltransferase, whose amino-acid sequence MFVSKYSNPEFSPYDDDSVPETTVPGNWPAPTVSHALAASLTLPGSKSLTNRELVLAALSDGPSVLHSPLHSRDSALMIEALRALGVGITEIATGNPFGPDLAIVPGELEGGSSIDCGLAGTVMRFLPPVAALALGPIAFDGDEAARRRPMRTTIDSLRALGVDVSDDGRGTLPFSLYGMGSVSGGEISIDASASSQFVSGLLLAAARFEDGLTLRHTGEKLPSMPHIEMTIACLAARGVIVESPEPGVWIVPAGAIHAIDVELEPDLSNAAPFLAAAVVAGGTVTIEGWPESTTQVGADLEQLLPLFGAVATRTDGALTIDGGAGIIGGNNFPGIELDLSTGGELAPTIIALAALASSPSTITGIGHLRGHETDRLAALSAEINALGGAVTELEDGVHIEPRQLHGGIWHSYEDHRMSTAGAIIGLAIAGVEVEGIDATAKTLPQFPQLWATLVGDAPLTTSTLGLL is encoded by the coding sequence TTTCGCACGCTCTCGCGGCATCGCTGACCCTCCCCGGCAGCAAGAGTCTGACCAACCGTGAGCTCGTACTGGCTGCACTCTCGGATGGTCCTTCTGTTCTGCATTCGCCACTGCATTCTCGGGACAGCGCGCTCATGATCGAAGCGTTGCGTGCTCTCGGTGTGGGGATCACAGAAATTGCCACCGGCAACCCTTTTGGTCCCGATTTGGCGATCGTTCCCGGAGAGCTTGAGGGTGGAAGCTCGATCGATTGCGGACTCGCCGGAACGGTAATGCGATTCCTGCCTCCCGTCGCTGCTCTCGCGCTTGGCCCGATTGCGTTCGACGGTGATGAGGCTGCTCGTCGTCGCCCCATGCGCACAACTATCGATTCTCTACGAGCACTCGGCGTCGATGTCTCGGATGATGGCCGCGGAACTCTTCCCTTCAGCCTTTACGGCATGGGCTCGGTCTCGGGCGGTGAGATCAGTATTGATGCTTCTGCATCAAGCCAGTTCGTTTCGGGACTGCTGCTGGCAGCAGCACGTTTCGAGGATGGCCTCACCCTCCGTCACACTGGCGAGAAGTTGCCAAGCATGCCCCACATCGAGATGACGATTGCGTGTCTGGCCGCGCGTGGCGTCATCGTTGAGAGCCCTGAGCCTGGTGTGTGGATTGTTCCTGCCGGTGCGATCCACGCCATCGACGTCGAGTTGGAGCCAGATCTCTCGAATGCTGCCCCTTTCTTAGCCGCGGCCGTTGTCGCGGGCGGAACCGTCACAATCGAGGGGTGGCCCGAATCCACCACTCAAGTGGGCGCGGATCTGGAACAGCTCCTCCCCCTTTTCGGTGCAGTAGCGACGCGCACAGATGGTGCGCTCACGATCGATGGTGGCGCCGGAATAATCGGTGGCAACAACTTCCCGGGTATCGAACTCGACCTGAGCACTGGTGGTGAACTCGCCCCAACAATCATTGCTCTGGCTGCTCTTGCGTCATCGCCGAGCACGATAACGGGCATCGGTCACTTGCGCGGACATGAAACTGATCGGCTTGCCGCGCTCAGCGCCGAGATCAATGCACTCGGCGGCGCGGTAACTGAGCTTGAGGACGGTGTTCACATCGAGCCGAGACAACTCCACGGTGGAATCTGGCACAGCTACGAAGACCACCGGATGTCGACCGCTGGCGCCATAATCGGGCTTGCTATTGCCGGCGTTGAGGTCGAAGGCATCGACGCGACCGCCAAGACGCTCCCCCAGTTTCCGCAGCTTTGGGCAACCCTCGTCGGCGATGCCCCGTTGACCACCAGCACTCTCGGATTGCTGTAG
- the rsgA gene encoding ribosome small subunit-dependent GTPase A: MSWLSGDDEDEGKYSEYDESSVRMRPNPKANKPRSKIRPEHSDAIEGRVFSVDRGRYGIWVAEGTEDERQIIAARARELGRNQQGKVSVVTGDWVDLVGDTSGTDGTLARIVRIRERATLLRRSADDTDAVERIIVANADQMLIVVAAADPEPRARLVDRYLVAAYDAGITPILCITKTDLQDPAAFLENFAGLEFRVISSRSDEVPLDELRGLLDGHTTVAVGHSGVGKSTLVNALVPDANRAVGHVNAVTGRGRHTSSSTISYRVGSGWVVDTPGVRSFGLGHIDPSKILTSFTDLASLAEDCPRGCTHLPDAPDCAIAEAIAAGALGDVGTLRLDSFQRLITTLGSTSV; this comes from the coding sequence ATGAGCTGGCTCAGCGGTGACGACGAGGATGAGGGCAAGTACAGCGAGTACGACGAGAGTTCGGTGCGGATGCGCCCGAACCCGAAAGCCAACAAGCCACGAAGCAAGATTCGCCCCGAGCATTCTGATGCTATCGAGGGCCGCGTCTTTAGCGTTGACCGCGGCCGTTACGGAATCTGGGTTGCTGAGGGAACCGAGGACGAACGCCAGATCATTGCTGCGCGAGCCCGTGAGCTCGGTCGCAACCAGCAAGGAAAAGTATCCGTCGTTACGGGTGATTGGGTCGACCTTGTTGGCGACACCTCCGGCACCGACGGAACACTCGCCAGAATCGTCCGCATTCGAGAACGCGCAACCCTCCTGCGCCGCAGCGCCGACGACACCGATGCCGTCGAACGCATCATTGTCGCGAACGCCGACCAGATGCTCATCGTTGTGGCTGCCGCAGACCCGGAGCCCCGTGCACGACTCGTAGACCGCTATTTAGTAGCTGCGTACGATGCCGGAATCACGCCCATCCTGTGCATTACAAAGACGGACCTGCAAGATCCGGCAGCGTTCTTAGAGAACTTCGCCGGCCTTGAGTTTCGAGTCATCTCAAGCCGTTCCGATGAAGTGCCGCTCGACGAGCTTCGCGGACTCTTAGACGGCCACACCACGGTGGCTGTTGGTCATTCTGGCGTCGGAAAGTCAACGTTGGTGAATGCCTTAGTACCGGATGCTAATCGGGCCGTTGGCCACGTCAACGCGGTTACCGGTCGAGGCCGTCACACCTCTTCGTCAACAATTTCGTACCGCGTTGGGTCTGGTTGGGTGGTTGACACTCCCGGAGTCCGATCATTCGGTCTTGGCCACATCGATCCGAGCAAGATTCTGACGTCGTTTACTGACCTTGCATCGCTCGCCGAGGATTGCCCGCGCGGCTGCACTCACCTCCCAGATGCCCCCGATTGCGCCATTGCCGAAGCGATCGCGGCTGGGGCACTTGGCGACGTCGGCACACTTCGTTTGGATTCTTTCCAGCGGCTCATCACGACTCTGGGTTCCACTAGCGTGTAA